The genomic window CTGCGGAGCCGGGAGAGAGCACGTGGGGCGTCGATGGTGTCGCGCCGGAGTGACGGTCATCGGTGGGCGTCCGCGAGGTGCCGGCACAACCTCACGTTGCAGTCACTCACGCAGCTACCGTCACCGTTCGCCTTGGCGTGGTCGCGGTCCATGGCGACCTTGTCGCAGTGCGCACATCCGGCGACAGGGTGAGGAATCGGCAGCGGCCCCAATGGCAGGGCGTCGGTCCTCCCTGTGGTGCTTGCGTGCGTCGTGGTCTTACTCGCCATGGTCACCAACCCACTGTTCGAACAAGTCCGCTTCGGCTGTTGCCTGTTGATCCACGAAAGCGCGACCGACGCCGTGTGACCACGGCAGAAAGGCCGCAGTTTCGCCGCACGCTGGCCGCACTGGCTACGCTGGCCAGGGAAGACGCACCGGCGCGAGAGGGGACGGGCCACGATGAGCAGTCGGCGACGGAGGTTGGCAGAGCGCCGGAAAGCATGCGGGCTCAACCAAGAGGGATTCGCGGAAGCGGTAGGCGTTGACCGCTCGACCGTCCAGCGCTGGGAAAGCGGCAAGAACGACCCTCAACCGTGGCAGCGTCCGAGAATCGCAAAGGTACTGGCGATCACATCGGTAGAACTAGACGCGCTGCTTGTGCCCGATGCCTTCCCGAAGCCTCCGATTTGCGAGAGGCGTACCAGGGACTAAAGGCGCTCCCAGAAGGTACTAAGTAGGTTGGGTTTCGTGACCGCCGCTGGCGTTTCAGTTATGCGCAAAGCCCCCGATAGCCCAAGCCGTTAGCCTCAGGCTAGTACTGCAACGGTGTTTGACCTGATGGTTGGGCAGTTTCTGGTGGTGTGTGGCCGCGTCGTTTGTAGTGGCTGACGCGGGCTTGGTGTTGTCGTCGGCGTCGCCAGTGGGACCAGTGCAGGACGTGGTCTATGGGTGCTGTTCGACGGTGGGCGAGGCGGTGGATCAGCCGTCGGATTTCGGGGAGGGTGAGGGGTATGAGCTGGGAGGATCCGTTTCTGCTTTCCCTATGTCGGACGAGCGGGCCTTCAGGACGGTGAGGCAGGCGTGGGCTGCCATCGCGAGGGTCATGTGCCGGTGCCAGCCGTCGTAACGGCGGACCTGGTAGTCGTCCAGGCCGCATTCCTGCTTCGCACTCTGGAAGCATTCCTCGACCGCCCACCGGCTGCCGGCGACATGGATGAGCTCGTCGAGGGTGGTCTCCGCGGGGCAGTAAGCGATGTAGTAGGAGATCTCTTGGGGTCGGCTCACGCTGCGGCGGGCGATCACCCAGTGCCGGCGGTCCTCGCGGTGCCATGGACGGACCTCGACCCTCGCCCAGTCGTAGACCCTTGGGCCGTGAGCCCCGTTTCCGCAGGAACGGCGTTTCCACTTCTGCCGGGACAAGCCGGGAAACAGGTCGTGGACAGGGTGGTCGATGGCCCAGCGGGTGACGACGGTGTCGTGCCGGGTGGTAGCCATGACATGGAAGACATCGGCCCGCTCGAGCTCGGACCGCCAGCCCTTGGAGAATCCGTAGGCGGCATCGGCGGTCACCCACCGGAAGGGGACCTTGTCCGCAATCGCCTTGCGGACCATCGCCTTCGCGGTGACGACCTTCGTCTCGAAGGCGACGTCATCCGCGATGCCTGCGGCCCGGCAGCGATCCCGGTCATCCGTCCACGAGGCGGGGAGATACAGGCGGCGGTCGATCAGCGTGCGGCCACGACGGCCGGCATAGGCGAGGAAGACCCCGATCTGGGAGTTCTCCGTCCGCCCGGCGGTCCCGGAATACTGGCGCTGAACCCCGGCCGAGCGGACACCCTTCTTCAAGAACCCGGTGTCGTCCACGATCAACACCGCCTCCGGATCGCCGAGATGCTCGACCACATAGCCCCGCACATCGCCCAGGACCTCATCCGCGTCCCAGTCGATCCGGTTCAGCAGCCGGTGGATCCGGTCCGGACCCGCATGACCGGCCTCCTCCGCCAGCGTCCACCCGTTCTTCCGCTCCAACGGAGATATCAACCCCCGCATATACGCAAGCGCCGACTCACGCGGCTCCGACCTGGCAAAACGATGCACGAACCGCTCATGCAAAGCCCTCAGCTCACCAGCCCACACCCGGGCCTCAGCAAGTTCCCCACCCATACACACACCAACGAACGACCTGGCCACCAGTCACGGCAAACACCGTTGCAGTACTAGTCTGAGTGTTGAGAGACCCCGAAGGCAACGAATTCTGCGTTCTTCGCAGCGAGTCCGACCGAGCCTCGACGAACTCCTGACGCACCGACGAAGGACGCGCGGCCCGACTCGAAGTCCGGGACAGGAGGTGCCGCGGGCGGCCGGGCCGCCGTCCCGGAGCGCCTGGAGGAGTTTATGGGCTCCCCGTCCTGGGCCCCGGTCGGCGGCCGGAAGCGGCCCGACGAGCCGCACCGCCGTCGTCCACCTCACTGCGCTAACGGTCGTGAAGCACCTTCGGCCGGGTCACAGGGACGACGGTGAGCAAGTCGTCCAGCCCTTTGAAGTCATCCGGGTTGGTGGTGAAGAGGGGAAGCTCCTCGGCGATGGCGATCGCGGCAATCATCAGGTCGGCCACCCGGCGCCTCGGCTTGCGGCCGGCGCTGATCACGGCGGCGCAGACTCTGCCGTAGATCCGGGCGGCCTCCGCATCGAAAGGAATGGGGTCGAACTCGTTCTCAGCGCGCTGGAGTACATCCATGCGCCGGGCCCTCTCGGCGTGTTCGTCGTAGTCGTCCTGTTCGACATTGCCGCGCACTTCGTGCGGACCCGCGGAAAGTTCGGCCAGCGTGATGGCGCTGACGGCCATCTCGGCGGGAAGTTCCCCGGGGTCGATCCACCTGCGCAGGATCATGATGTTGGTGTCGAGCAGGCCCTGCTCGTGCTCAACGGGCATACGGGTCGTCCAGCTCCTGCTCGGCTGTGGCCTCCTGGTCGGCGCGGAAGGCGTCCAGCGAGATGTCGGGGGCTGTGCGCGACATGGCCGCGAATTCGCTGCGCGGGACGAAGCGCCTGCGTCTGCGCAGGGGAACGAGCTCGCCGATCTGGTGGCCGTCCCGGGTCACGGTGAATGCCTGGCCACCCTGGACGGCGTCCATGATCTCCTTGGACCTGGTGCGGAGGTCGCGCTGGGTGATCTCGGGCTGAGCTGTCATGCCGTCCACGATAGCGGGCTGTGCCATCAGGTGCTACCACGTGGCACGCCGGGCGGAGTGGGCGACGTCGGTCAGACCCTCGGGCTCCGGGCCCTTGTTGTCGCTGCGCTTGTCGAACCCCACGCACCGCCCGATGCTGGCGGTGGCGAACGAGGGCACGGGGACGACCTCGTTCTACACGATCACCCGCTGAGGCGGGCCGCCTCCGAAGCAGCCCCAGGGGACGCGCGGGCGGTGCCGTGTCACAGGTGCCGCCCGTACGTACGTCACAGGTACCGCCCGTACTCGTCCAGCACCCGCAGCACCTCGTCCTCCCCCGCCGGCGGCAGTTGCAGCACCACTTCCTCCACGCCCAGTTCGGCGTAGTGCCCCAGCTTCCCCGGTGACGGCAGGACCGCGTACGGGACGACCTGGAGCGACTTCGGGTCGCGGCCGGCGCCCTCCCACGCGGCGCGCAGCACCGGCAGGGACTCCGTCAGGCCGCGGCCGCCGATCGGGAGCCAGCCGTCGGCGTAGTCGGCGACGTGGGAGAAGAGGACGGGTCCTGCGGCTCCGCCCACCAGGGTGCGGGGGGCCGCGCCGGTGAAGGGCTTCGGGTGGGCGTGGGAGGGGCGTACGGAGGTGAAGTCGCCCTTGTAGGGGGTCGGTTCGGGGGCCCACAGGGCGCGCATCACGTGCATCCGGTCGCGGGCGAGGTCGCGACGGGCCGGCCAGTCGACGCCGTGGTCCGCGGCCTCCTCGCGGTTCCAGCCGAAGCCGACGCCGAGGGTGAACCGGCCGCCGCTGACGAAGTCCAGGGTGGCGATCTGCTTGGCGAGGGCGATGGGGTCGTGCTGGGTGACGAGGGTGATGCCGGTGCCCAGGCCGAGGCGGGTGGTCACGGCCGCCGCCTGGGCGAGGGCGACGAAGGGGTCCAGGGTGCGCCCGTACTCGCGCGGCAGGTCGCCGCCCGCCGGGTACGGAGTCGTGCGCTCCACCGGGATGTGGGTGTGCTCGGGGAGGTACAGCCCGGCGAAGCCGCGCTCCTCCAGTTCGCGCGCCAGCCGCACCGGCGCGATCGTCTCGTCCGTCAGGAAGATCGTCGTCGAGATCCGCATGCCCCAAGGTATGCCTCACGGCGGCGGGGAACGCCATACCGCCGCAATCCCTCAATCCCCCTGTCTTGCCCTGCGGTTCACGACCGGGTACGAGCGTGAAGGCATGTGCGATGACGAGAACCACCCCAGCAGCGGCATCAGCAGACGCGGACTGTTCGTGACGGGAGCGGCCGCCGCGCTTACGTTGAGCAGTGTGAGCTTCGCCGAGGCAGCAGAGCACGAGGGCACCACGACCAAGGTCGTGAGCGGCACGCTGCCGCCCGGCTCCCCCGACTTCGTCTACCTCCCCGTCCGGATCCCGCGCGGCGTCTCGGAGATCCGGGTCTCGTACACGTACGAGAGGCCGTCCTTGCCGGCCGGGACCCAGGGCAACGCCCTCGACATCGGCATCTTCGACGAGCGCGGTACGGAGCTCGGCGGGGAGGGCTTCCGGGGCTGGTCGGGCGGGGCCCGCGGCGAGTTC from Streptomyces formicae includes these protein-coding regions:
- a CDS encoding helix-turn-helix transcriptional regulator; this translates as MSSRRRRLAERRKACGLNQEGFAEAVGVDRSTVQRWESGKNDPQPWQRPRIAKVLAITSVELDALLVPDAFPKPPICERRTRD
- a CDS encoding IS701 family transposase codes for the protein MGGELAEARVWAGELRALHERFVHRFARSEPRESALAYMRGLISPLERKNGWTLAEEAGHAGPDRIHRLLNRIDWDADEVLGDVRGYVVEHLGDPEAVLIVDDTGFLKKGVRSAGVQRQYSGTAGRTENSQIGVFLAYAGRRGRTLIDRRLYLPASWTDDRDRCRAAGIADDVAFETKVVTAKAMVRKAIADKVPFRWVTADAAYGFSKGWRSELERADVFHVMATTRHDTVVTRWAIDHPVHDLFPGLSRQKWKRRSCGNGAHGPRVYDWARVEVRPWHREDRRHWVIARRSVSRPQEISYYIAYCPAETTLDELIHVAGSRWAVEECFQSAKQECGLDDYQVRRYDGWHRHMTLAMAAHACLTVLKARSSDIGKAETDPPSSYPSPSPKSDG
- a CDS encoding type II toxin-antitoxin system VapC family toxin; amino-acid sequence: MPVEHEQGLLDTNIMILRRWIDPGELPAEMAVSAITLAELSAGPHEVRGNVEQDDYDEHAERARRMDVLQRAENEFDPIPFDAEAARIYGRVCAAVISAGRKPRRRVADLMIAAIAIAEELPLFTTNPDDFKGLDDLLTVVPVTRPKVLHDR
- a CDS encoding prevent-host-death protein gives rise to the protein MTAQPEITQRDLRTRSKEIMDAVQGGQAFTVTRDGHQIGELVPLRRRRRFVPRSEFAAMSRTAPDISLDAFRADQEATAEQELDDPYAR
- a CDS encoding TIGR03619 family F420-dependent LLM class oxidoreductase produces the protein MRISTTIFLTDETIAPVRLARELEERGFAGLYLPEHTHIPVERTTPYPAGGDLPREYGRTLDPFVALAQAAAVTTRLGLGTGITLVTQHDPIALAKQIATLDFVSGGRFTLGVGFGWNREEAADHGVDWPARRDLARDRMHVMRALWAPEPTPYKGDFTSVRPSHAHPKPFTGAAPRTLVGGAAGPVLFSHVADYADGWLPIGGRGLTESLPVLRAAWEGAGRDPKSLQVVPYAVLPSPGKLGHYAELGVEEVVLQLPPAGEDEVLRVLDEYGRYL